Within Rhizobium sp. N324, the genomic segment GCATTGGCATGCGGCAGCAGGCGCTCGGTGGCTTCGCGGGTCCAGCGGTCGGCCGAGTAGAAATCGACGGTGGATTCCGACTTGGAGATGCCGAGATGGGCGGATTTGACCGCATGCAGCGCGTTGGTGCGCGGCTCGGAGGCGATCTTGACCAGTTGGGCGGCGATCTCGGTGTCTTCCTGATCGTGACCTGCGGTCAGGAGGTAGACGAGCGGATGGGTCAGCGTGTTGGCCTTGCCGCCTTCGCCGGCGGGGATCAGCGTGAAGATCACGTTGCCGAAGAAATCCTTGAGGCCTTCCTGGTTGACGAGACGGGCATAGTGCCAGGTGCCGCCGTCCCAGATGCCGGCCTTGCCGGTGGCGACTTCCTTCCACCACTGATCACCAGGCATGCCGATGTGGTTCTTCTTGGTGACGCCTGATTTCACGGCATCGGCGAAGAACTGATAGGTGCGGGTCATCGCCGCCTTGTCGAAAACGAGCTTGCCGTCTTCTTCCATCGTGCCGCCGAACGAGGTGTAGAACTGCCAGTAGTCGGGGCCGTTGCTGGTGCGCGGATAGAAGCCGTAGCCGGGCTGGACCAGGCCCTTGTCCTGCATCTTCTTGGCGTCTTCGAGCAGGTTCTTCATGGTGTACTTGCCGTCTTGGACACTCTGCGGCAGCGCATCGAGATCGGCGTCGCTGTAGCCGATCGCCTTCATATAAGGCTTCCAGAAGAACATCGGGCGGGATTCGGCATCCTGCGGAATGCCGTAGACGGTACCGTTGTAAGAGGCGATCTGCAGCAGGTTTTCATAGATGTCGCTGAGCGGCCAGGAGTCGAGATCGACATAATCCTCGATCGGGACGATGAGCCCTGCCTGCGACCAGGGTGCGATGTCTTCATGGCCGCTGACGACGATGTTCGGGGCGGTCTTGGCTTCGGCGGCAAGGGTCAGCGCCTGCTTGAAGTCCTCCCAGGCGGAATAGGGCTTCTTCTCGACGGTGATCTTCAGGTCTTCGCCTTTGAGCGCGGCTTCGCGCTGCAACTGCTGGGCTGCGATCTCGATGGCGTCGAGGCGATAGATGTCGTTCGGGCCGGTGCCGCCGGCCCAGACGCTGATGTGAACGTCCTTGGCAAGCGCAATTGCAGAGCTTGAAGCCAGGATGGCGGCAGCAATGGTGAGGGATTTCAGTGTCGGCAAGATGGTCATCTTCTTCGTCTCCCTAGAAGAGCAGTGTGAAGCCTCTTGGCGGGTCAGCACTGCTGATGATGGCCGCTCCGAAACCCCACGAAAACGTGACGATGTCCGCTCTAGGGGTTTGATGTAACGGCCGAATGACAAAATTGAGCACGTGTGCAAAATTATTATGACGATGTCTGTCAGACTTGCAAGCGGCGGTTTTCGGCGGGTGGATTTTGAGCTTCAAATCGCGCGTTTGCTGGTCTAGCATGGCATATGAGCCTAGAATCCGTCCGCGCCTTCCTCCGTGCGCATGCACCCGATATCGACATCATCGAAACCGCCGAGAGCTCCTCGACGGTGGCCCTTGCCGCCGAGGCCCATGGCGTCGAGCCTGCCCAGATCGCCAAGACGATCTGCCTGCGCGTCGGCGAGCAGATGATGCTGGTCGTTGCCGGCGGCACGGCAAGGCTCGACAATCGCAAATTCAAGGATACGTTCGGCGCCAAGGGGCGGATGCTCGACGCCGAAGAGGTGGTGGCGGTCACCAGCCATCCGGTCGGTGGCGTCTGCCCCTTCGGTCTGCCGTCGCCGCTGCCCATCTATTGCGATATTTCGCTGAAACGCTTCGATGAAGTCGTGCCGGCCGCCGGCTCGACGAATTCGGCGGTGCGCATCGAAACCGGTCGGCTGGCCGAGCTGACCGGCGCCAGCTGGGTCGATGTCTGCCAGTAAGCGGCGAAAGAACTTCAAACCTGCGAAAGAGTACCTATATCCTATCCCGACATGCCGTGACTGCGCATGACAGGAGATCAGGAATGCCGAGTGCCATTTCGCGTTTTGCCAAGTTCGCGGCCATTGCCGCTCTGACGAGCGCTACAGTTTTTGCTTCCCTTGGCGATGCAGAAGCGCGCCGGGCCGGCAGCAGCGGTTTCGGAAGCCGCGGTACCCGCACCTTCCAGGCGCCGCCTGTCACCCAAACCGCGCCGGCCCCCGCCGCGCCGATCGAACGGTCGATGACGCCGCGTCCGCAGACCACCGCGCCAGCGACCGCGCAGCAGCCCTTCGGCGCCCAGCGCCCCGGTCTTTTCGGCGGCTTCGGCCGTTCGATGATCGGCGGCCTGATTGCCGGCGGCCTGCTCGGCATGCTGCTCGGTCACGGTTTCGGCGGCGGCTTCGGCTTCCTCGGCATGCTGCTGCAGATCGCGCTGATCGGTGGTGCCGTCATGCTGGCCATGCGCTATTTCGCCAACCGCCGTCAGCCCTCCTACGGCGCCGGTGGCCAAGGCGGCTCCTTCAGCCGGTCCTATAGCATGTCGCCCGCCAACAATTCCTCCTTCCAGATCCCGACAATCGGTTCCGGTTCAGCTTCCTCCTCGCGCGGCAACCGGCCGAGCGACGAGATCGGGCTGGCGCAGGCCGATCTCGATCAGTTCGAGGAATTGCTGACCGACGTTCAGACCGCTTACGGTGCCGAGGATTACGCCGCGTTGCGCCGGCTGACGACGCCCGAGGCGATGTCTTATCTTGCCGAGGAACTCGGCGAAAACGCCAGCAACGGCGTGCGCAACCGGGTCTCCGACGTCAAGCTGCTGCAGGGCGACATTGCCGAGGCCTGGCGCGAAGACGGCCAGGAATATGCGACGCTCGCCATGCGCTACTCCTCGATCGATGCCATGGTCGAACGCGACAGCGGTCGCGTCGTTTCCGGCGACGACCGCCGCCCGAGCGAAAGCACCGAGGTCTGGACCTTCGTGCGCAAGCCCGGCGCCGACTGGAAGCTGGCGGCAATCCAGGGAAGCGAGCAGCGCGCCGCCTGAGGTGCCACGCGTCTGCCGGCTTAATTCACCGCCACCGGTTTGGAGCGCATGCGCGAAACCGTTTCACGTTCCGCCCGCTTGCAGCGCATCGGCGGCAGGCCGCGATCCATCAGGTCCATATCCTCAAGCACCATGTCGCCCATTTTCTTGAAGGCGCTGTCGAGCGCGCCGGCCCGATGCGCCGAGCGGATGAAGCCTTTCAGGCTCCGCACCGGGTGGTCGGCCGGCAGCGGCTCCTCAGGATAGACGTCGCTTGCTGCGACGATATGACCAGACGCGACGGCAGCCATCAGCGCTTCGAAATCGACGACGTCGGCGCGGCTGAGCAGGATGAAGGCCGCGCCGCGGCGCATGCCGGCGAAGGCCTCCGTGCCCAGAAATCCCTTGTTTTCACTGGTGACGGCAGCGACGACGAAGACGAAATCGCTCTTCGTCAGCACATCCTCCAGGCTCGCCGGCTCGACGCCGTTTTCCTCGAGGATCGAGCGGGGCAGCCAGGGATCGAACACTCTGATGCGCGCCCTGAAGCCGGACAGCAGCCGGCGCAGCGCCTTGCCCAGATCGCCGAAGCCGACGATGCCGATCTCGGAACCGGCGATCAGCCGGGCACTCGCATTGCCCTCCCCGCCCCAGAGTTCGGTGCCTTGGCGAAAGGCAACGTCCGCATCGACGATGCCACGCGCCAGGGCCAGCGCGAAACCGAGACCGATTTCGGCGACCGGTTCGGCGAAGACGTGGCCCGTCGTCACGACATGAATGCCGCGCTCAAAGAGCACGTCATAGGGCATATTGTTCATCAGATTGCTTTCGACGTTGAGGATCGAGCGCAGGGCCGGCATCCTGGCCAGCGTTTCCGCCGAAAGCGGCGGCTGGCCGATGATATAATGCGTCCTGCCGAGAACCTCGTCGCCGAGGCCGGCGATATTGTCGGGATCGGCCTCGACGATTTCGTATTTCGCATGCAGTTCGGCGCGCGCCGGATCGCTGAAGATCAGATCGAGCGTGCGCGGCTCGGGCGCGCTGATCGCCAGCGGCCGTTCGGTCTTCATCATGGGCATCTCCTCCATCGCGGCGATGCGCCGCCTCGGTTGGATTGATAGCCGCTGTGCCTGGCTCTTTCCAGCGCGCGGAAGAAACTGTTTCAAGCGCGAAGGTGCTCGGCGAGGGTTGGGTGGCGCTATCGAAAGCGGCATCTGCCTATCAGATAAGCAATTGAATCGGCTTGATATTTCACGGCATTTTCGTTGACGGCGCGAAATCTTTGAACTAGCGTGATGCGCGCGACTTGGACCCGGGCCTGTGTTCGGCGACCGGATTTCAAAAACTCACGAGGAAATGAACCATGAAATCAGCACTCAAGAGCGGACTGCTTGCCTTGGCTGCCGCCGCGCTTCCAGCCGTCGCCTATGCGCATACCGGTGTTGGCCAGACCTCCGGCTTTGTGCACGGCTTCAGTCATCCCGTTTCCGGCCTCGATCATATCCTCGCCATGGTGATGGTCGGCGTTTTCGCATTTCAGCTCGGCGGCCGCGCCACCTGGCTGGTGCCGACGACCTTCGTTCTGGTGATGGCGCTCGGCGGTGCTCTCGGTGTTGCCGGCGTCAATGTTCCTTTCGTTGAAACCGGCATTGCGCTTTCCGTCGTCGTCCTCGGCGCGATCGTTGCGCTCAACGTCAAAGCCCCGACCGCCCTTGCGATGGGTGTCGTCGGCCTTTTCGCGATCTTTCACGGGCATGCCCACGGGGCGGAGATGCCGGAGGATGCCGGCGGTGCCGCTTATGCTGCCGGTTTCATGATCGCGACCGCGTTTCTCCATGCAGCCGGCCTCGGTCTCGGCTATATCATCGGCCGTGCCGGCGAACGTCAGGGC encodes:
- a CDS encoding Tim44 domain-containing protein — its product is MPSAISRFAKFAAIAALTSATVFASLGDAEARRAGSSGFGSRGTRTFQAPPVTQTAPAPAAPIERSMTPRPQTTAPATAQQPFGAQRPGLFGGFGRSMIGGLIAGGLLGMLLGHGFGGGFGFLGMLLQIALIGGAVMLAMRYFANRRQPSYGAGGQGGSFSRSYSMSPANNSSFQIPTIGSGSASSSRGNRPSDEIGLAQADLDQFEELLTDVQTAYGAEDYAALRRLTTPEAMSYLAEELGENASNGVRNRVSDVKLLQGDIAEAWREDGQEYATLAMRYSSIDAMVERDSGRVVSGDDRRPSESTEVWTFVRKPGADWKLAAIQGSEQRAA
- a CDS encoding extracellular solute-binding protein, which gives rise to MTILPTLKSLTIAAAILASSSAIALAKDVHISVWAGGTGPNDIYRLDAIEIAAQQLQREAALKGEDLKITVEKKPYSAWEDFKQALTLAAEAKTAPNIVVSGHEDIAPWSQAGLIVPIEDYVDLDSWPLSDIYENLLQIASYNGTVYGIPQDAESRPMFFWKPYMKAIGYSDADLDALPQSVQDGKYTMKNLLEDAKKMQDKGLVQPGYGFYPRTSNGPDYWQFYTSFGGTMEEDGKLVFDKAAMTRTYQFFADAVKSGVTKKNHIGMPGDQWWKEVATGKAGIWDGGTWHYARLVNQEGLKDFFGNVIFTLIPAGEGGKANTLTHPLVYLLTAGHDQEDTEIAAQLVKIASEPRTNALHAVKSAHLGISKSESTVDFYSADRWTREATERLLPHANAMPNNSDFGKYWNIMWKNLEASWTGAKTVDAAVGDAESELKSTLGDKIVIR
- a CDS encoding hydroxyacid dehydrogenase encodes the protein MMKTERPLAISAPEPRTLDLIFSDPARAELHAKYEIVEADPDNIAGLGDEVLGRTHYIIGQPPLSAETLARMPALRSILNVESNLMNNMPYDVLFERGIHVVTTGHVFAEPVAEIGLGFALALARGIVDADVAFRQGTELWGGEGNASARLIAGSEIGIVGFGDLGKALRRLLSGFRARIRVFDPWLPRSILEENGVEPASLEDVLTKSDFVFVVAAVTSENKGFLGTEAFAGMRRGAAFILLSRADVVDFEALMAAVASGHIVAASDVYPEEPLPADHPVRSLKGFIRSAHRAGALDSAFKKMGDMVLEDMDLMDRGLPPMRCKRAERETVSRMRSKPVAVN
- a CDS encoding YbaK/EbsC family protein — encoded protein: MSLESVRAFLRAHAPDIDIIETAESSSTVALAAEAHGVEPAQIAKTICLRVGEQMMLVVAGGTARLDNRKFKDTFGAKGRMLDAEEVVAVTSHPVGGVCPFGLPSPLPIYCDISLKRFDEVVPAAGSTNSAVRIETGRLAELTGASWVDVCQ
- a CDS encoding HupE/UreJ family protein encodes the protein MKSALKSGLLALAAAALPAVAYAHTGVGQTSGFVHGFSHPVSGLDHILAMVMVGVFAFQLGGRATWLVPTTFVLVMALGGALGVAGVNVPFVETGIALSVVVLGAIVALNVKAPTALAMGVVGLFAIFHGHAHGAEMPEDAGGAAYAAGFMIATAFLHAAGLGLGYIIGRAGERQGAFVTRAAGSVAAIAGVGILAGVI